The following proteins are co-located in the Apium graveolens cultivar Ventura chromosome 5, ASM990537v1, whole genome shotgun sequence genome:
- the LOC141659679 gene encoding uncharacterized protein LOC141659679, with the protein MREAEYGSNLLLEKLYTESDDMLIIITKVSFGIWFARNKKVWEEKMLEPNVIMEMSSRQVNEWHEANRNMQKVNSQSGYVNVLEAKAYGVWEALKWIAKMQLKKVVIESDSSLVVQAMHQCSEYLVEVVNILEACFKIMQERKDLVVRHVKKHANRVAHNLARIPDLVGSYNLFISPPHYVLEILLSDITSF; encoded by the exons ATGAGGGAAGCTGAATATGGATCAAATTTGCTTTTGGAGAAGCTGTATACGGAGTCAGACGACATGTTGATCATTATTACAAAAGTATCATTTGGGATCTGGTTTGCTAGAAATAAAAAAGTTTGGGAGGAAAAGATGTTAGAGCCAAATGTGATTATGGAGATGAGTTCGAGGCAGGTCAATGAATGGCACGAAGCAAATAGAAATATGCAGAAGGTTAATTCTCAGTCAG GGTATGTCAATGTGCTAGAAGCAAAAGCTTATGGTGTATGGGAAGCTCTCAAGTGGATTGCAAAAATGCAGCTGAAAAAAGTGGTGATTGAAAGTGACTCTAGTCTGGTGGTTCAAGCAATGCATCAGTGTTCTGAGTATTTGGTTGAAGTTGTTAATATCCTGGAGGCTTGCTTTAAAATTATGCAAGAGCGGAAAGATTTGGTCGTTCGTCATGTCAAGAAGCACGCAAATAGGGTAGCTCATAATCTAGCTAGAATCCCCGATTTGGTAGGTAGCTATAATTTGTTTATATCTCCTCCGCATTATGTGTTGGAGATTTTATTGTCGGATATTACTTCCTTTTAA
- the LOC141659680 gene encoding uncharacterized protein LOC141659680: MDIEGVLLLLESSGNDLSLKGDVFSKSDYAATSQNEMATLAKQASRMKHISWNCRGLGNPRAVRILGDLIKSQNPMLIFLSETLVKGDCIADLCKRFGFSGFFAVDEVGRSGGLAILWKITVICNVIGSSQNHVDMHIIKTGIPVWRLTSYYGFPERERWQEAWNMLRQLAQVDSIPWCIFGNFNDLLFAKDKSGKHPHPQNLLDGFQATTEDCNLTELELKGGEFTWEKSKGSTNWVRERLDRAFATNDWWQKFPLCKISVTHTIYSDHDPIILDLFDTSCSRKQFRFRFKNVWLKESFFHDEVSNFWCGTPTTQLLPKLIYVSTFMAKQERNYFHKFRDKVKKLKEVLNGLVNKIDEDGIRIYFIEKERLNELIKQEGIYWQQRAKASWLAEGDTNSKFFHAQTSARKKANRIAYLKNDQNVIVDNHDEMCSLAVEYFKSAFSRRKW, encoded by the coding sequence ATGGATATAGAGGGAGTATTATTATTACTAGAGTCGTCAGGAAATGACCTTTCACTCAAGGGAGATGTTTTTTCTAAATCGGATTATGCAGCAACCTCTCAAAATGAAATGGCTACGCTTGCAAAGCAAGCTAGCCGCATGAAACACATAAGTTGGAACTGTCGGGGTCTGGGAAACCCCCGGGCAGTTCGAATTCTGGGAGACTTAATAAAGTCTCAAAATCCCATGTTGATATTTTTATCTGAGACTCTTGTTAAAGGAGATTGTATTGCTGACTTGTGTAAGAGGTTTGGTTTCTCTGGTTTTTTTGCAGTAGATGAAGTTGGTAGAAGTGGTGGCTTGGCAATTCTTTGGAAAATTACTGTAATCTGTAATGTGATTGGTTCTTCTCAAAACCATGTTGATATGCACATTATTAAAACAGGTATCCCAGTATGGAGACTCACATCTTACTATGGTTTTCCAGAAAGAGAACGCTGGCAGGAGGCCTGGAATATGTTAAGACAATTGGCACAGGTGGATTCTATCCCCTGGTGTATTTTTGGTAACTTTAACGATTTGTTATTTGCTAAGGATAAAAGTGGCAAGCatcctcatcctcagaatcttctTGATGGATTTCAAGCAACCACTGAGGATTGTAATCTCACCGAGTTGGAGCTGAAGGGGGGAGAGTTTACTTGGGAAAAAAGCAAAGGTTCCACTAACTGGGTAAGGGAGAGATTAGATCGAGCATTTGCGACAAATGATTGGTGGCAAAAGTTTCCTCTTTGTAAGATTTCTGTTACGCATACTATATACTCGGATCATGACCCTATTATTTTGGATTTATTTGATACCTCTTGCTCCCGTAAACAATTTAGATTCAGATTCAAGAATGTGTGGTTAAAAGAATCATTCTTTCATGATGAAGTTTCGAACTTCTGGTGTGGCACTCCGACAACTCAACTGCTGCCCAAGTTGATTTATGTCTCTACTTTTATGGCTAAGCAAGAAagaaattattttcataaattcCGAGATAAAGTTAAAAAACTAAAAGAGGTACTGAATGGTCTAGTTAACAAAATTGATGAAGATGGGATCCGAATTTACTTTATTGAAAAGGAGCGTCTTAATGAGTTGATAAAACAAGAGGGGATATATTGGCAGCAACGGGCAAAAGCATCTTGGCTCGCTGAGGGTGACACTAATTCCAAGTTTTTTCATGCTCAGACATCAGCAAGAAAGAAGGCTAATCGTATTGCTTATTTAAAGAATGATCAAAATGTTATTGTTGACAATCACGACGAAATGTGCTCTTTGGCGGTCGAGTATTTCAAATCTGCTTTTTCTAGAAGGAAGTGGTAA
- the LOC141662053 gene encoding uncharacterized protein LOC141662053 — MVDVDRRMGGLNPAHLAGLRRLSARAAASTPSTPQPPRNSLLSFNSLADKVINHLKNSGTQVQPGLSEPEFAKAEAEFSFAFPPDLKAILAAGLPIGPGFPDWRSSGSARLQLRASLSLPIAAISFHIARNALWSKSWGLRPADPEIALKIARNELKRAPFLIPVFSRCYIPCNPTLAGNPVFFIDENQIFCCGFDLSDFFDRESSLFRGSDPVGVSKQRSESGKSASTLNNYSRRSLDAVTGGRTPRWVEFWSDAAVDRRRRNSNTSSPDRYFEIPRLGVPEWVNEYIDRVGSVLKQGGWAESDVDEIKNVSASGFLEGEMMCLDNQGLLDALLLKTGRFSDSLQKAGWSSEEVSDVFGFDFRIVKEKKQGKKLSPELVERIGKLAETTSFK; from the coding sequence ATGGTGGACGTGGACCGGAGAATGGGCGGTCTAAACCCAGCCCACCTCGCCGGTCTGCGACGGCTCTCAGCACGAGCCGCCGCATCAACGCCCTCCACGCCGCAACCTCCACGTAACAGCCTCCTCTCATTCAACTCCCTAGCTGATAAAGTCATCAACCATTTAAAAAACTCGGGTACACAAGTTCAACCCGGACTATCCGAACCCGAATTCGCCAAAGCCGAAGCTGAGTTCAGCTTCGCTTTCCCACCGGACCTCAAAGCAATACTAGCAGCTGGCCTGCCTATTGGACCCGGCTTCCCTGACTGGCGCTCGTCCGGCTCGGCTCGGCTCCAGCTCCGCGCTTCACTCAGTTTACCGATTGCTGCTATTTCTTTTCATATTGCTAGAAATGCATTATGGTCCAAATCATGGGGTTTGAGACCTGCTGACCCGGAAATTGCTCTGAAGATTGCCAGAAATGAGTTGAAACGAGCTCCGTTCTTGATACCCGTTTTTAGTCGGTGCTACATTCCTTGTAACCCGACTTTAGCGGGTAACCCGGTTTTTTTTATTGACGAGAATCAGATCTTTTGTTGCGGGTTCGATTTATCTGATTTTTTTGATCGTGAGTCGTCTTTGTTTCGGGGATCCGACCCGGTTGGAGTATCCAAACAAAGATCCGAGAGTGGGAAGTCCGCAAGTACTTTGAATAATTATTCACGGCGGAGTTTAGATGCGGTGACTGGTGGGAGAACGCCGAGATGGGTTGAGTTTTGGTCGGACGCCGCCGTGGACCGCCGTCGGAGAAATTCGAATACCTCGTCGCCGGACCGGTATTTTGAAATACCCCGATTAGGGGTACCCGAATGGGTAAATGAGTATATTGATCGGGTCGGGTCGGTTTTGAAACAAGGCGGGTGGGCCGAGTCGGATGTGGATGAAATAAAAAATGTATCTGCTTCGGGTTTTTTGGAAGGCGAGATGATGTGTTTGGACAATCAAGGATTATTAGATGCTTTGCTTTTGAAAACGGGTCGGTTTTCGGATTCTTTACAAAAAGCCGGGTGGAGCTCCGAGGAAGTTTCGGATGTATTCGGGTTCGATTTTCGGATCGTGAAGGAGAAAAAACAGGGCAAGAAGCTGTCACCCGAGTTGGTAGAAAGAATCGGAAAGTTAGCTGAAACGACATcgtttaaataa